TGGAAATGTAGATACCCCCAGAGAGGGTCAGCCGCGAAAGCACAGTATCAATATATTCCTGCGTTCTGTCTCCGGGCCGGATGCCGGGGATGAAGCCGCCGTTCTTCTTCAGGTTTTCGGCCATGTCCTTGGGGTCAAAAATAATGGCCGTGTAGAAGTAGCAGAAGAAGAACATCAGCGCCACATACAGCACGTTGTAGGCCACGCCGTGGGGCGAAAACCATGCCGCCGCCTGCTTCACATAGTGGTTGGTGGAAAACTGGCCGATCGTGGCCGGGAACAAAAGCAGCGAAGAGGCGAAAATGGGCGGAATAACGCCCGCCGTGTTCAGCCGCAGGGGCAGGTGCGAATTCTGCCCGCCGTACATTTTGCGCCCGATCTGGCGCTTGGCGTAGCTGATGGGGATGCGCCGCTGGGCGCGCTCCACAAACACGATGGCCACCAGCACCGCCGCCATAAAGGCCAGAATGACCACGGCCATAAAGATGCTCATGTCCCCGGCCTCAATGAGCGCCACGGACTGGATGATGCCGCGCGGGATGCCCACCACAATGCCGCAGAAGATGATCAGCGAAATGCCGTTGCCGATGCCGCGCTCCGTAATCTGTTCGCCCAGCCACATGACCAGCACGGAACCCGCCGTGAAGGTAATCATGGTCACCAGGCGGAAATGCCAGCCCGGCGCCAGCACCACAGGCGTGCCCGCAGGGCTGGTCATGTTTTCCAGGCCCACGGCGATGCCCAGGCCCTGCACCAGGGTGATGAGCACCGTCAGGTAGCGGGTATACTGGGTTATTTTGCGGCGGCCCGCCTGGCCCTCCTCGCGCGCCATGCGCTTGACGTCCGGGCTGACTACCTGCAGAAGCTGCATGATGATGCTGGCCGAGATGTAGGGCATGACGCCCAGGGCAAAAACCGAGACGTTGGAAAGCCCGCCGCCCGAAAACATATCGAAAAGACTGAACAGCGTGCCGGACATGCTCTCAAAAAACGAAGCCAGGGCCGAGGCGTTCACCCCCGGCACCGGCACATGTACGCCGATGCGGTAGCAGCACAGAATCAGGAAGGTCCAGCCCAGCTTTTTGGTCAGCGAGGCCTGTCCTGCCGTCACATTTGCCGATCCTACTGCCATGTATCACCTGCCGTAAAAACCCGTTGTGGTGCTGCGCCGGGGCCTTGCAGCGGGCCGAAGACCGCCGCGCCACAGCGCGGCCGGGGCCTCGCCCGGCTGGACGAAAACCCCGGCTCTCTCGTCATCCGCAAAAGCCTTACTCCGCCGGAACAGCCTCAAGCTCGTTGACGCTGCCGCCGGCCTGGCGGATTTTTTCCGCCGCGGCCTTGCTGAATTTGTGGGCCTCCACCGTCAGGGCCTTGGAGAGATCCCCGCGCGAAAGCACCTTCACCGGCGCGCCCATGCGGGCCAGGCCGCGGGCGTAAATGTCGTCCAGGGTGATGGACGTCTGCTCGCCGAAGGCGGCGGTGAGGCTGTCCAGATTGATGACGTCGTAGGTCACCTTGAACAGATAGTTCTTAAAGCCGTGCTTGGGCAAACGCCGCTGCAGGGGCATCTGGCCGCCCTCAAAGCCGGGGCGCACGCCGCCGCCCGCACGGGCGTTCTGGCCCTTGTGGCCCTTGCCCGAGGTGCCGCCCAGACCGGAACCCGCGCCGCGGCCCACGCGACGGCGGGTCTTGCGCTCTTCCGGAAAGGGAAAAAGATTGTGCAGTTGCATGGTCTATGTCCTCCGGCCGTTATTCAACGACGGCCACCATATGCGGAACTTTGGCGATGATGCCCCGAATGGCCGGGGTGTCCTTGAACGTCCGGACCTTTTCGCGACGCTTGAGGCCCAGGGCGTCCAGCAGCTTGCGTTGCGCGGGCGTTGCGCCAATGCGCGAGCGCACCAGTTTGACCTTGATTTCTGCTGCCATGACTACTTCCTCGGAGCTTCCAGCTTCTTGCCGCGCAGGGCCGAGACGTCGGCCGCGCTGCGCAGGGCACCCAGGCCCTGCATGGTGGCGCGAAGCACGTTGTGCGGGTTGTTGGTGCCG
This window of the Desulfovibrio legallii genome carries:
- the secY gene encoding preprotein translocase subunit SecY, with the protein product MAVGSANVTAGQASLTKKLGWTFLILCCYRIGVHVPVPGVNASALASFFESMSGTLFSLFDMFSGGGLSNVSVFALGVMPYISASIIMQLLQVVSPDVKRMAREEGQAGRRKITQYTRYLTVLITLVQGLGIAVGLENMTSPAGTPVVLAPGWHFRLVTMITFTAGSVLVMWLGEQITERGIGNGISLIIFCGIVVGIPRGIIQSVALIEAGDMSIFMAVVILAFMAAVLVAIVFVERAQRRIPISYAKRQIGRKMYGGQNSHLPLRLNTAGVIPPIFASSLLLFPATIGQFSTNHYVKQAAAWFSPHGVAYNVLYVALMFFFCYFYTAIIFDPKDMAENLKKNGGFIPGIRPGDRTQEYIDTVLSRLTLSGGIYISIVCLLPMLLISNFNVPFYFGGTSLLILVGVAMDFMNQVESHMISSQYQGLMAKARKSGRL
- the rplO gene encoding 50S ribosomal protein L15, translating into MQLHNLFPFPEERKTRRRVGRGAGSGLGGTSGKGHKGQNARAGGGVRPGFEGGQMPLQRRLPKHGFKNYLFKVTYDVINLDSLTAAFGEQTSITLDDIYARGLARMGAPVKVLSRGDLSKALTVEAHKFSKAAAEKIRQAGGSVNELEAVPAE
- the rpmD gene encoding 50S ribosomal protein L30, which translates into the protein MAAEIKVKLVRSRIGATPAQRKLLDALGLKRREKVRTFKDTPAIRGIIAKVPHMVAVVE